Proteins encoded in a region of the Longimicrobium sp. genome:
- a CDS encoding APC family permease has translation MATGLEGPAAGAAGGEVAAGPGLARRLGLFDATMIVMGGIVGSGIFVNPHVVAERVHTPLLIVGAWVAGGLIALAGAFVYAELAARRPQVGGQYAYLRDAYHPAVAFVYGWALLLVIQTGGMAAVAVTFARYFRETTHVPLGEPAVAALGIALLVAVNCLGVRAGSTVQSALMVLKIVAIGALVAAGLFFAGRPAADAVAATAGGDGDSLASFGAAMTPVMFAYGGWQTASFVAGEMRNPRRDLARGLMIGVLGVIALYVAVNVACVLALGAAGLAGTPTPASAVMRNAFGPAGAALIAVGIAISTLGFLSQGMLTAPRVYFAMAADGLFFRRIAWVDPRTRAPAAAIVLQGVLSLLIALTGTYEQILNYVVSVDWIFFGLTAGTIFVFRRRAAGDGDAGARIPGHPVTTALFIAAAALIVASTVWKYPANSAVGIAIMLAGIPVYLLWRRRGTA, from the coding sequence ATGGCGACAGGGTTGGAGGGACCGGCCGCCGGTGCGGCCGGGGGCGAAGTGGCGGCCGGCCCCGGCCTGGCGCGCAGGCTGGGGCTGTTCGACGCGACGATGATCGTGATGGGCGGCATCGTCGGGTCGGGGATCTTCGTCAACCCGCACGTCGTGGCGGAGCGGGTGCACACGCCGCTGCTGATCGTGGGCGCGTGGGTGGCGGGCGGGCTGATCGCGCTGGCGGGCGCCTTCGTGTATGCGGAGCTGGCGGCGCGCCGGCCGCAGGTGGGCGGGCAGTACGCCTACCTCCGCGACGCGTATCACCCGGCCGTGGCCTTCGTCTACGGCTGGGCGCTGCTGCTGGTGATCCAGACCGGCGGGATGGCCGCCGTGGCCGTGACCTTCGCGCGCTACTTCCGCGAGACCACGCACGTGCCGCTGGGCGAGCCGGCCGTGGCCGCGCTGGGAATCGCGCTGCTGGTGGCGGTCAACTGCCTGGGTGTGCGCGCCGGGAGCACCGTGCAGAGCGCGCTCATGGTGCTGAAGATCGTGGCCATCGGCGCGCTGGTGGCCGCCGGGCTCTTCTTCGCCGGGCGTCCCGCGGCGGACGCGGTCGCGGCGACGGCGGGTGGGGATGGGGATTCGCTCGCGTCGTTCGGCGCGGCGATGACGCCGGTGATGTTTGCGTATGGCGGCTGGCAGACGGCCAGCTTCGTCGCCGGCGAGATGCGCAACCCGCGGCGCGACCTGGCGCGCGGGCTGATGATCGGCGTCCTCGGCGTGATCGCGCTCTACGTCGCGGTCAACGTCGCCTGCGTCCTCGCGCTCGGCGCCGCGGGGCTGGCGGGGACGCCCACTCCCGCGTCGGCGGTGATGCGCAACGCGTTCGGGCCGGCGGGCGCGGCGCTGATCGCGGTCGGCATCGCCATCTCCACCCTCGGCTTCCTGAGCCAGGGGATGCTCACCGCGCCGCGCGTGTATTTCGCCATGGCGGCCGACGGGCTGTTCTTCCGCCGCATCGCGTGGGTCGATCCCCGCACCCGCGCGCCGGCCGCGGCCATCGTGCTGCAGGGCGTGCTCTCGCTCCTCATCGCCCTCACCGGCACGTACGAGCAGATCCTGAACTACGTCGTCTCGGTCGACTGGATCTTCTTCGGCCTGACGGCGGGCACCATCTTCGTCTTCCGCCGCCGCGCAGCGGGAGATGGAGATGCGGGCGCGCGCATCCCCGGGCACCCGGTGACGACGGCGCTCTTCATCGCCGCGGCGGCGCTGATCGTCGCCAGCACCGTGTGGAAGTATCCCGCCAACAGCGCGGTGGGGATCGCCATCATGCTCGCCGGCATCCCCGTCTACCTCCTCTGGCGCCGCCGGGGGACGGCGTGA